The proteins below are encoded in one region of Phaseolus vulgaris cultivar G19833 chromosome 1, P. vulgaris v2.0, whole genome shotgun sequence:
- the LOC137814964 gene encoding uncharacterized protein At4g22758-like, whose amino-acid sequence MKSGFEKMVLQKNKKGRYEDEKRKKSTRFLVTINIMGSAGPIRFVVNEKEVVSEVIETALKSYAREGRLPVLGFDATNFFLYSANAGFDALSPLEPIGSFGVRNFVLCKKQVYSSNTAPQSELVSQKSSGGWKAWLNKSLGLKILTH is encoded by the exons ATGAAGAGTGGTTTTGAGAAGATGGTGTTGCAGAAGAACAAGAAGGGAAGGTACGAGgatgagaaaaggaagaagagtaCTAGGTTTCTTGTGACGATTAACATAATGGGGAGTGCGGGGCCCATAAGGTTTGTGGTGAATGAGAAAGAGGTTGTTTCTGAGGTCATTGAAACTGCTCTCAAATCCTATGCACGTGAAGGGAGGCTTCCTGTTCTGGGATTTGATGCCACCAATTTCTTTCTTTACTCTGCAAATGCTGGCTTTGATG CTCTGAGTCCATTGGAACCGATAGGATCTTTTGGGGTGAGGAATTTTGTGCTGTGCAAGAAGCAGGTTTACTCATCAAACACAGCTCCACAATCTGAGCTTGTATCTCAAAAGAGCAGTGGTGGATGGAAGGCATGGTTGAATAAATCATTGGGTTTAAAAATCCTAACCCATTAA
- the LOC137814965 gene encoding protein PTST, chloroplastic gives MEISIARPHLETQGIFFSNISRTMGWESSKKLSCKVAALSSTRDFHRLASSFQAFTTVYPKRHFICRPNSVPISLQESASYGDNSLEGEKPSRDSEEETLAQPLTREQVMTLLADTQREKLTKKLSEANQQNRFLKRQLNVKEDALVKFKSELGVIELEIQALTRLAAEIAQCGIPEGSRRINGKYIHSHLVARLEALRGQLKEQIKDVDAAQSKAVSVFWIGMAESVQIMGTFDGWSQGEHLSPEYNGSYTRFSTTLLLRPGRYEIKFLVDGEWKLSPEFPIIGGGLTKNNLLVVE, from the exons ATGGAAATAAGTATTGCAAG GCCTCATCTTGAAACACAGGGAATattcttttcaaatatttcaagAACAATGGGATGGGAAAGCTCTAAGAAACTTTCATGTAAAGTGGCTGCCTTAAGTTCTACACGGGACTTTCACAGACTGGCCTCTTCTTTTCAAGCTTTTACTACAGTGTATCCTAAAAGGCATTTTATCTGTAGACCAAATTCTGTGCCGATTAGTTTACAGGAATCTGCATCATATGGAGATAATTCGCTCGAAGGTGAGAAGCCATCTAGAGACTCGGAAGAGGAGACTTTGGCACAACCACTTACCCGTGAACAG GTAATGACACTGCTTGCTGACACACAGAGAGAAAAACTCACTAAGAAGCTTAGTGAAGCCAACCAGCAAAATCGGTTCCTAAAAAGACAG TTGAACGTAAAGGAGGATGCATTGGTAAAATTCAAAAGTGAACTTGGTGTCATTGAGCTTGAAATTCAG GCTCTAACTAGACTAGCAGCAGAAATAGCTCAATGTGGTATTCCAGAAGGTTCAAGGAGGATCAATGGAAAGTACATTCATTCTCACCTTGTTGCTAGATTAGAAG CTTTACGTGGACAACTGAAGGAACAAATCAAGGACGTTGATGCGGCACAATCAAAGGCGGTTTCTGTGTTTTGGATTGGCATGGCTGAG AGCGTGCAAATTATGGGAACCTTTGATGGCTGGAGCCAAGGAGAGCACCTTTCACCGGAATATAATGGTAGTTACACAAGGTTTTCAACAACATTGTTGCTCCGGCCAGGAAG GTATGAAATCAAATTCTTGGTAGATGGTGAATGGAAGCTCTCCCCAGAATTCCCCATTATTGGTGGAGGGTTAacgaaaaataatttgttagttGTTGAGTAA
- the LOC137814966 gene encoding protein C2-DOMAIN ABA-RELATED 1-like encodes MTLGYPFVLSLKNSIFLHFLTYFAMENLLGLLRIHVEKGVNLAIRDVVSSDPYVVIKMGKQKLKTRVVKKNLNPEWNDDLTLSISDPHTPIHLQVYDKDTFSMDDKMGDADFSIVPFTEAVKMRLAGLPNNTIVTKVLPSRQNCLAEESHIVWKDGKVVQNMVLRLKNVESGEVELQLNWIDIPGSRHL; translated from the exons ATGACTTTGGGATACCCATTTGTTCTCTCTTTGAAAAATTccatttttcttcatttcctCACATATTTCGCCATGGAGAACTTGCTGGGTCTGCTGAGAATTCATGTTGAAAAAGGTGTCAATCTTGCTATCAGGGATGTGGTGAGCAGTGATCCTTATGTTGTCATCAAAATGGGCAAGCAG AAGCTGAAGACTCGGGTGGTCAAGAAGAATTTAAATCCTGAATGGAATGATGACTTGACCCTGTCTATTTCAGACCCTCATACTCCAATCCATCTA CAAGTGTATGACAAGGACACATTCAGCATGGATGACAAAATGGGGGATGCTGACTTTTCTATAGTTCCATTCACCGAAGCAGTGAAGATGCGGTTGGCAGGTCTCCCCAACAACACTATAGTTACAAAAGTGTTACCCAGCAGACAAAACTGCTTAGCTGAAGAGAGTCACATTGTCTGGAAGGATGGCAAAGTTGTGCAAAACATGGTTCTTAGACTAAAAAATGTGGAGTCTGGAGAGGTGGAACTCCAGTTAAATTGGATTGACATTCCTGGTTCAAGGCATCTCTAG